In the genome of Planctomycetia bacterium, one region contains:
- a CDS encoding MFS transporter: MTRYHWFVFVVAAVGWLADCMDQQLFVLTRNNALAELMGKQPSDPEVNQAGGYATAIFLMGWAVGGLVFGVMGDRIGRVKTMLITIVLYSVFTGISIFATGFWDYAFYRFLTGLGVGGEFAVGVALVAEVMPDRARPYTLGLLQACSAIGNCTAALVYIILGMLEMQGSLEGLTLFGLPMTAWRIAFLFGTIPALIALVVRRRLKEPERWAETKGQKRGSYQEMFGDPRWRYHAFIGLIIGFAAVVGLWGIGFFGVQLAMSVIREDFVAQGLVGAELGGKVKIWGGIYAFFLNLGAAFGMIFFGYLAQRLNRRTAFFLSFMAAMLSTAATFWTFDRISMVFWLTPLMGFCLLSLFAVLAIYFPELFPTRIRSTGTSFCYNVGRFVAAVGPFMFGFLVSDVFSKTQGYTPIEGLRYAGVVMCSVFLIGIAVLPFAPETKGKQLPE; the protein is encoded by the coding sequence ATGACCCGCTACCACTGGTTCGTCTTCGTTGTTGCAGCGGTAGGCTGGCTGGCTGACTGCATGGATCAGCAACTCTTTGTACTGACCCGCAACAACGCTTTAGCTGAACTGATGGGAAAGCAACCCAGCGACCCCGAAGTGAACCAGGCGGGTGGTTACGCCACTGCTATCTTCCTCATGGGTTGGGCGGTCGGCGGTCTGGTATTTGGCGTGATGGGAGATCGCATTGGCAGAGTAAAAACGATGTTGATTACCATCGTTCTTTACTCGGTCTTTACCGGCATCTCCATCTTTGCCACCGGCTTCTGGGATTACGCGTTCTATCGTTTTCTGACTGGCTTAGGGGTAGGCGGTGAGTTTGCAGTAGGTGTTGCCCTGGTGGCGGAAGTCATGCCGGATCGGGCCAGACCCTACACCTTGGGCTTGTTGCAAGCCTGCTCAGCCATCGGCAACTGTACCGCAGCCCTGGTCTACATCATCCTCGGCATGCTGGAGATGCAAGGCAGCCTGGAAGGATTAACTCTCTTCGGCTTACCGATGACAGCCTGGCGCATTGCTTTCCTCTTCGGAACCATTCCCGCATTGATTGCTCTCGTGGTACGGCGACGATTGAAAGAACCAGAACGCTGGGCCGAAACCAAAGGTCAGAAGCGTGGCTCGTATCAGGAAATGTTTGGCGACCCTCGTTGGCGTTACCATGCCTTCATTGGATTGATCATTGGTTTTGCTGCAGTCGTTGGATTATGGGGCATCGGATTCTTCGGTGTGCAACTAGCCATGAGTGTGATCCGGGAAGACTTTGTTGCCCAAGGTTTGGTCGGCGCTGAACTCGGCGGCAAAGTGAAAATCTGGGGTGGCATCTATGCGTTTTTCCTGAACCTTGGTGCTGCTTTTGGCATGATCTTCTTCGGCTACCTGGCTCAGCGACTCAACAGGCGCACTGCATTCTTTCTTTCTTTTATGGCTGCTATGCTCTCAACCGCGGCAACCTTCTGGACCTTTGACAGGATCAGCATGGTCTTCTGGCTGACACCACTCATGGGCTTTTGCCTGCTGTCGCTCTTCGCAGTGCTCGCCATCTACTTCCCTGAACTTTTCCCGACACGCATCCGTTCTACCGGCACCAGTTTCTGTTACAACGTGGGGCGGTTTGTCGCAGCAGTAGGCCCCTTTATGTTTGGCTTCCTGGTGAGCGATGTCTTTTCCAAAACCCAAGGCTACACGCCCATCGAAGGTCTACGCTACGCCGGCGTAGTCATGTGCAGCGTATTCCTGATCGGCATCGCGGTGCTGCCATTCGCACCGGAAACCAAGGGAAAACAATTGCCTGAGTAA
- the asnB gene encoding asparagine synthase (glutamine-hydrolyzing) has product MCGLAGILGQSDETVMKRMLTACQHRGPDASGVWIAPDQTITFGQARLAIIDLSPAGRQPLSNDDGTAWITYNGEVYNHAEIRKELESLGHRFRTATDTEVILHAYLQWGEASLSRLRGMFAFAIAHQKQPGGAWEVFLARDRLGIKPLYLAQGSNGTWYFASELTTLLATGHIARRLNWQAAFDVLATGSVIQPGTILEGVTALPAGHCCTWKQGTLSTPRRWWSLEESAANKQAELASLSFEEQSSRLLSMLQEVTRYHLIADVPVGIFLSGGVDSTAAAALMSKLVTYPVHSFSVGLDSDHQDMDELNAARIAAQSIGTVHHEHVIREADVPGVFVDFVRKVDQPSEDGANTMVVSQLAKEHGLKVVLSGVGMDELLGGYPNHFLVQKLAWFPGLAWKPAQWGIRSLHELRPNRYSMAMLAAITPRGERNRLLREHLSLGEVRQALPCSGSCATSRPSLWPTSSDALNDYLRQEVQGYLANTLLRDADVMTMASSLELRPLFLDHHLVEFCAALPSTSKCREGKGKAIFRHAMQGILPESTLTRRKQGFGLPKDRWMNGPLQKQYEALIQSATAKQLLTPAWREKELARLHQRQLKWTSWTVATMLAYVQHHRLEVAS; this is encoded by the coding sequence ATGTGCGGACTTGCAGGCATTCTGGGACAATCCGACGAAACGGTGATGAAGCGCATGCTGACGGCGTGTCAGCACCGTGGGCCGGATGCCTCGGGTGTGTGGATCGCGCCGGATCAGACCATCACTTTCGGCCAGGCCCGGCTCGCCATTATCGACCTTTCGCCAGCAGGCAGACAACCGTTATCTAACGACGATGGCACTGCGTGGATCACCTACAACGGTGAAGTCTACAACCATGCCGAAATTCGCAAAGAACTTGAATCGCTCGGCCACCGTTTCCGGACTGCCACCGATACGGAAGTGATTCTGCATGCCTACCTGCAATGGGGCGAAGCAAGTTTATCCCGGCTACGGGGCATGTTTGCTTTTGCCATCGCTCACCAAAAGCAACCGGGCGGGGCGTGGGAAGTGTTCCTCGCTCGTGATCGGCTGGGCATCAAGCCACTGTACCTGGCTCAAGGCAGCAATGGTACATGGTACTTTGCTTCCGAGCTTACCACACTGCTGGCCACTGGTCACATTGCCAGAAGACTGAACTGGCAAGCTGCGTTTGATGTGCTGGCGACCGGCTCGGTAATTCAGCCTGGCACCATTCTGGAAGGTGTGACTGCCCTGCCCGCAGGCCACTGCTGCACCTGGAAACAGGGAACGCTGAGCACACCCAGGCGGTGGTGGTCGCTCGAAGAATCGGCTGCGAACAAACAGGCCGAGTTGGCTTCGCTATCATTTGAAGAACAGAGCAGCCGACTGCTGAGCATGTTGCAGGAAGTGACCCGGTATCATTTGATCGCTGATGTTCCGGTGGGAATCTTCTTGAGTGGCGGCGTTGATTCAACCGCGGCGGCGGCGCTCATGTCGAAGCTGGTCACCTATCCGGTGCACAGTTTTTCAGTCGGGCTCGACAGCGATCATCAGGACATGGATGAACTGAACGCTGCCCGCATTGCTGCCCAGTCGATTGGCACCGTGCATCACGAGCATGTGATCCGTGAAGCTGATGTGCCTGGCGTGTTTGTAGATTTCGTGCGGAAGGTGGATCAGCCTTCGGAAGATGGCGCCAACACGATGGTGGTTTCCCAACTTGCGAAAGAACATGGCCTCAAAGTTGTGCTCTCCGGCGTGGGTATGGATGAACTGCTCGGCGGGTATCCCAATCATTTCCTGGTGCAGAAATTGGCGTGGTTCCCGGGATTAGCGTGGAAGCCTGCCCAGTGGGGCATCCGCTCACTGCATGAACTGCGGCCTAACCGGTACAGTATGGCCATGCTGGCTGCTATCACTCCGCGAGGCGAACGCAACCGTCTGCTGCGTGAACATCTTTCGCTGGGTGAAGTGCGACAAGCCCTGCCCTGTTCCGGGTCATGTGCAACATCAAGGCCATCGCTCTGGCCTACCAGCAGCGATGCTCTGAACGATTACCTCCGGCAGGAAGTGCAAGGCTACCTGGCGAACACGCTGCTCCGCGATGCCGATGTGATGACCATGGCCAGTTCGCTGGAACTTCGTCCACTGTTTCTCGATCATCACCTGGTTGAGTTCTGTGCAGCGCTTCCCAGTACCTCGAAATGTCGCGAGGGCAAAGGCAAAGCAATCTTCCGCCATGCGATGCAGGGAATACTGCCTGAATCAACGCTGACCCGTCGCAAGCAGGGCTTTGGTTTGCCGAAAGACCGTTGGATGAATGGGCCACTACAAAAGCAATATGAAGCTCTAATTCAAAGTGCTACTGCCAAGCAACTTCTGACACCTGCCTGGCGGGAAAAGGAGCTGGCCCGGCTGCACCAGCGTCAGTTGAAATGGACCAGTTGGACGGTTGCCACGATGCTGGCTTATGTTCAGCATCATCGGCTTGAGGTGGCCAGTTGA
- a CDS encoding glycosyltransferase produces the protein MPPRRLLFLLYELSFGGVERQAQLLAEAAKSQGHHVTLLVLGGDGPAHPRFTPICEQIIILHAPVNRDMALHQAIRQAVQPLQHDAAFLFSTAKLPVISHALRSRIPMQIMHVGNPTRWSWMEYFKQSVRSLYFRPSRQLFLVANSRYTLQSLNDHFYYQPFPLSFSLNCVRIPDTPVSIRETCEPLRIGMVARLDRIKDHATLLRAVALARKQGVNVVCELLGRGELEEELKKLSVELGLEQAVRFIGWSADVDSTMRQWDIFVFSTTEQEGFGNAAAEAMAAGLPCILTDIGPCREVGGDAVRYVPFANPQALADAIIALQSPVIRRDLSTRARARAQKYFRADRKLADFLRIAFASRGAA, from the coding sequence ATGCCGCCGCGTCGATTACTGTTCCTGCTTTACGAACTGTCGTTTGGCGGCGTGGAACGCCAGGCCCAACTGCTGGCCGAGGCTGCAAAGTCCCAGGGGCATCATGTCACTCTCTTAGTGCTGGGCGGCGATGGGCCGGCACATCCCCGTTTCACACCTATCTGCGAGCAGATCATTATTCTGCATGCTCCTGTCAATCGCGACATGGCACTGCATCAGGCCATTCGGCAAGCTGTTCAGCCTTTGCAGCATGATGCGGCGTTCCTGTTCAGCACTGCCAAGTTGCCTGTGATTTCCCATGCCCTGCGATCGCGGATACCGATGCAGATCATGCATGTAGGCAACCCGACACGCTGGAGCTGGATGGAGTACTTCAAGCAGTCGGTACGCTCGCTCTACTTCAGACCCTCCCGTCAATTGTTCCTGGTAGCCAATTCGCGGTACACGCTGCAGAGCCTGAATGATCATTTTTACTATCAGCCTTTTCCGCTCTCCTTTTCTCTGAACTGTGTCCGCATACCTGACACACCAGTGTCAATCCGGGAAACCTGTGAGCCGCTTCGCATCGGCATGGTGGCCCGGCTCGATCGCATCAAGGATCATGCAACGCTGCTGCGTGCGGTGGCCCTGGCACGAAAGCAGGGTGTCAACGTGGTGTGTGAACTGCTGGGCCGAGGCGAACTGGAAGAGGAACTGAAAAAACTCAGCGTGGAACTGGGATTGGAACAGGCTGTGCGTTTCATCGGCTGGTCTGCCGATGTCGATAGCACTATGCGACAGTGGGATATTTTTGTTTTCTCAACGACAGAGCAGGAAGGCTTTGGCAACGCAGCCGCCGAGGCGATGGCTGCCGGGCTACCCTGCATTCTCACTGACATTGGTCCTTGCCGGGAAGTGGGTGGCGATGCGGTACGTTATGTGCCCTTTGCGAATCCACAGGCATTGGCTGATGCAATTATAGCGTTGCAATCGCCTGTCATTCGGCGTGATTTGTCGACACGGGCGCGGGCCCGAGCTCAGAAATACTTCCGGGCGGATCGCAAGCTGGCTGACTTTCTTCGCATTGCCTTCGCGAGCCGGGGTGCAGCATGA
- the folE gene encoding GTP cyclohydrolase I FolE encodes MPSMADIDHDRIQRAVREILLAVGENPDREGLKETPSRVARMYAEVFSGIKEDPAHHLQKTFTQKYDEMVLVKDITFESMCEHHLLPFIGRAHVAYLPDGKIVGLSKLARVIEVVSRRPQVQERITETVADLIEKELHPKGVAVVLEAEHFCMCMRGVRKPGSKTITSAMRGGFKANHSTRMELMSLIYGKQP; translated from the coding sequence ATGCCTTCCATGGCGGATATCGACCATGATCGTATTCAACGGGCCGTGCGGGAAATCCTCCTTGCTGTCGGTGAGAACCCCGACCGTGAGGGGTTGAAAGAAACGCCATCTCGCGTTGCCCGCATGTATGCTGAAGTTTTTTCAGGCATCAAGGAAGACCCGGCCCATCACCTGCAGAAAACCTTCACGCAGAAATACGATGAAATGGTGCTGGTGAAGGACATCACCTTCGAAAGCATGTGCGAACACCACCTGCTGCCTTTCATCGGCAGGGCCCATGTAGCATACCTGCCTGATGGCAAGATTGTCGGCTTGTCAAAACTGGCTCGCGTGATCGAAGTGGTTTCCCGCCGACCCCAGGTGCAGGAACGCATCACCGAAACCGTGGCGGATCTCATTGAAAAAGAGCTACATCCCAAAGGTGTTGCTGTGGTGCTCGAAGCGGAACATTTCTGCATGTGCATGCGCGGCGTGCGCAAACCAGGCAGCAAAACCATCACCAGCGCCATGCGCGGCGGCTTCAAAGCCAACCACTCCACCCGCATGGAACTCATGTCACTCATCTACGGCAAACAGCCATAA
- a CDS encoding ATP-dependent DNA ligase: MLRFTQLYDDLDSTTSTNAKVAALVKYFRETPPEDALWALYFFTGRRLPRVVNSPTLRQWACEAAQLPLWLLDECHQAVGDQSETIALLLPEPQVVTPPRLSQFIEERLLPMKKWHDERRRQVVEQSWKELDARQRFLFHKMMGGSMRVGVARTLVIKALAQVAGIAPAEMTYRMMGEWEPTVAAFQKLMQPVSDAHSEEVKSGKPYPFFLASPLTDSLPELGDVHDWQIEWKWDGIRAQLIRRQDELLIWSRGEELITEGYPEVVRAADMAVPEGTVLDGELLAWMDDKPLPFAQLQRRLGRKKVSTRLMNEIPIVFLTYDLLEWQGHDIRQQPLSERRALLEQWHQQQDRDKLRLSPKLDVQSWEEATTWQQRSREFHTEGLMLKRKTSAYGVGRPRGDWWKWKVEPLHIDAVLVYAQGGSGKRASLFTDYTFAVWHQGELVPVAKAYSGLSNEEIKQVDHFIRENTLERFGPVRVVKPELVFELAFEGVQASSRHKSGVAVRFPRMARWRQDKKPNQADTVDALKQLANTQKSI; encoded by the coding sequence ATGCTGCGATTCACCCAACTCTATGATGACCTCGATTCCACCACCAGCACCAACGCCAAGGTCGCTGCCCTGGTGAAGTATTTCCGCGAAACTCCTCCCGAAGACGCACTCTGGGCGCTCTATTTCTTCACCGGCCGCCGCTTGCCTCGTGTAGTCAACAGCCCGACACTTCGCCAATGGGCTTGCGAAGCGGCACAATTGCCCCTCTGGCTGCTCGATGAATGCCACCAAGCCGTGGGTGATCAAAGTGAAACCATCGCACTCCTCTTACCCGAACCGCAGGTGGTAACTCCGCCCCGGCTGTCGCAGTTCATCGAAGAGCGTTTGCTCCCCATGAAAAAATGGCACGATGAACGGCGTCGCCAGGTGGTGGAGCAATCGTGGAAGGAACTCGATGCCCGGCAACGGTTCCTCTTCCACAAAATGATGGGTGGCAGCATGCGGGTCGGCGTCGCCCGCACTCTCGTCATCAAGGCACTCGCTCAGGTCGCTGGCATTGCACCCGCTGAGATGACCTACCGCATGATGGGCGAGTGGGAACCCACGGTTGCCGCGTTCCAGAAATTGATGCAGCCTGTTTCTGATGCACATTCGGAAGAGGTGAAGTCGGGCAAGCCTTACCCCTTCTTTCTCGCATCACCCCTGACTGATTCGTTGCCCGAATTGGGCGACGTGCACGATTGGCAAATCGAGTGGAAATGGGATGGCATCCGCGCTCAACTCATCCGCAGGCAGGATGAACTGCTGATCTGGTCGCGAGGCGAAGAACTCATCACCGAAGGCTACCCTGAAGTCGTGCGAGCTGCAGACATGGCAGTTCCTGAAGGCACCGTCCTCGATGGTGAACTGCTCGCCTGGATGGATGACAAGCCGCTCCCTTTCGCACAACTGCAGCGCAGACTCGGCAGAAAAAAAGTCTCTACCCGGCTCATGAATGAGATTCCCATCGTCTTTTTGACGTACGATCTGCTCGAATGGCAGGGGCACGATATCCGCCAGCAACCTTTATCGGAGCGCAGAGCTCTGTTGGAACAATGGCATCAACAGCAGGATCGCGACAAATTGAGGCTGTCGCCGAAGCTCGATGTGCAAAGCTGGGAGGAAGCAACTACCTGGCAACAGCGTTCCCGTGAGTTTCATACCGAAGGGCTGATGCTTAAACGCAAAACTTCCGCGTACGGTGTTGGCAGGCCGCGGGGCGACTGGTGGAAATGGAAAGTGGAGCCACTCCACATTGATGCAGTGCTGGTCTACGCCCAAGGCGGCTCCGGCAAGCGGGCCAGCCTGTTTACCGATTACACCTTTGCTGTCTGGCATCAGGGCGAACTGGTGCCCGTTGCCAAGGCGTATTCGGGCTTGAGCAACGAAGAGATCAAGCAGGTGGATCACTTTATCAGAGAGAACACCCTGGAACGTTTCGGCCCGGTGCGTGTCGTGAAGCCGGAACTGGTCTTTGAACTCGCCTTTGAAGGCGTGCAGGCATCCTCCCGACACAAATCTGGAGTAGCAGTCCGCTTCCCCCGCATGGCCCGCTGGAGACAGGACAAAAAGCCCAACCAGGCCGACACGGTGGATGCACTGAAACAACTGGCTAACACCCAAAAATCCATTTAG
- a CDS encoding sulfatase-like hydrolase/transferase — protein sequence MKVILLTLHGARLDAFGAYGGTLTATPHFDAFASQGIVFDQHFASRLFTSTDAESEEDQRFVTLDELTAELTNNDGSSAYFADQRVMQSLSYSASWKHVTLVTERDLAAMEQPTLSDGVLQHGIDWLQQYGHHYDRWLLNLELGALLPPWREEEIAPAKEATAGEESVDPVLDYEPGSGEPDERRFAWRATYAGVVRYLDDLLGQFVKLLDELELTGQCLFVIQSSEGQPLGEYRPGVEAHQGIEEARHHLPLMIRFPKGAGAGRRVHHFTHPEDVLATIYQCLLGQAPADLPGDHLVRYTQGSAGRYRDYAVTELFDDREQLLEAALRTQYWNAVIPLDDSDRTVQLFRKPEDRWDMNNVTSEHADVVEHLELTLRRYLAWKSAGRQGDAPALRDELVKVLAR from the coding sequence ATGAAAGTCATTCTGCTTACCCTGCATGGTGCCCGTCTTGATGCATTTGGTGCATATGGCGGGACGTTGACTGCCACCCCTCATTTCGATGCGTTTGCTTCGCAGGGAATCGTTTTCGATCAGCATTTTGCCAGCCGACTGTTTACCAGCACCGATGCGGAATCGGAAGAGGATCAGCGTTTTGTCACGCTTGATGAATTGACTGCAGAGCTGACCAATAACGATGGCAGCTCGGCTTACTTTGCAGATCAGCGGGTGATGCAGTCGCTGAGCTACTCAGCAAGCTGGAAGCACGTGACGCTGGTAACCGAGCGCGACCTGGCTGCAATGGAACAGCCTACGCTCAGCGATGGCGTATTGCAGCATGGCATCGACTGGCTGCAGCAGTATGGCCATCATTACGACCGCTGGCTCTTGAACCTGGAACTGGGCGCTTTGCTTCCACCCTGGCGTGAAGAGGAAATTGCACCTGCGAAAGAAGCAACTGCGGGTGAGGAAAGTGTTGACCCGGTTTTGGACTATGAGCCAGGCAGCGGCGAGCCGGATGAACGTCGGTTTGCCTGGCGGGCTACCTACGCAGGCGTGGTGCGTTATCTCGATGATCTGCTCGGCCAGTTTGTCAAGCTGCTCGATGAACTGGAACTGACCGGACAATGCCTGTTCGTCATTCAAAGTTCGGAAGGCCAGCCTCTGGGTGAATATCGGCCGGGTGTGGAGGCCCATCAAGGCATTGAGGAGGCCCGGCATCATTTACCGCTGATGATCCGGTTTCCGAAAGGCGCCGGTGCAGGCCGACGGGTGCATCACTTTACGCACCCTGAAGATGTGCTGGCTACCATCTATCAATGCCTGCTGGGCCAAGCTCCTGCAGATTTGCCGGGCGATCATCTGGTACGGTACACACAAGGGTCCGCAGGGCGATATCGCGATTATGCCGTCACCGAGTTGTTTGATGATCGTGAACAATTGCTGGAAGCAGCACTGCGGACGCAATACTGGAACGCGGTGATTCCGCTGGATGACAGTGACCGTACTGTGCAGTTGTTCCGCAAGCCCGAAGATCGCTGGGATATGAACAACGTGACCAGCGAACATGCCGATGTTGTGGAACATCTGGAACTGACGCTGCGGCGATATCTGGCGTGGAAAAGCGCAGGCAGGCAAGGCGACGCCCCGGCATTGCGTGATGAGTTGGTGAAGGTCTTGGCTCGGTAA
- a CDS encoding tryptophan synthase subunit alpha: MSQLSDALQQRQAQGKPALIPFVTAGDPSLEGTGRVIDVLINAGADVIEIGFPYSDPLADGPVIQASYTRALATHIKLDDIFAHISKWTSKHPKTPMLGMVSFSLVFRKGVSAFFDAARQAGLTGLIIPDLPFEEASKLSSEATARQLALVQLVTPATPRDRAQAICQSSTGFVYVVSVTGITGTRTALPAELINQLAELRQMTKLPLCVGFGISQSEHVHLLAGHADGIIVGSALVRCLEGDKPFDEKLAEIGALARELKLK, from the coding sequence ATGTCGCAGTTGTCTGATGCCTTGCAGCAGCGTCAGGCACAAGGCAAGCCAGCGCTTATTCCCTTTGTCACAGCCGGTGATCCTTCGCTCGAAGGCACCGGCCGCGTGATTGATGTCCTCATCAATGCCGGTGCCGATGTCATCGAAATCGGTTTTCCCTACAGCGATCCGCTCGCTGATGGTCCGGTGATCCAGGCGAGTTACACCCGCGCTTTGGCTACGCACATCAAACTTGATGACATCTTTGCTCATATTAGTAAGTGGACATCGAAGCATCCTAAAACACCGATGCTCGGCATGGTCAGTTTCAGCCTGGTGTTCCGCAAAGGTGTTTCAGCATTTTTCGATGCAGCCCGGCAAGCAGGCCTCACCGGCTTGATCATTCCTGATCTGCCTTTCGAGGAAGCCAGCAAACTCTCCAGCGAAGCAACAGCCAGGCAGTTGGCCCTGGTGCAACTGGTAACGCCCGCCACGCCTCGCGACCGTGCCCAGGCTATCTGCCAATCGTCCACCGGGTTTGTCTATGTGGTTAGCGTGACAGGCATTACCGGAACTCGCACTGCTTTGCCTGCAGAACTCATAAACCAGTTGGCAGAACTTCGCCAGATGACGAAGTTGCCTTTGTGCGTCGGGTTCGGCATCAGCCAATCGGAACATGTACACTTATTAGCTGGGCACGCAGACGGTATCATTGTGGGTAGTGCCCTGGTTCGCTGCCTGGAAGGGGATAAACCCTTCGATGAGAAGCTGGCAGAAATCGGTGCGTTGGCACGTGAGTTGAAACTCAAGTAA
- a CDS encoding cation transporter, which translates to MKHLRYLMAASLCLVLALGSVAQADTKVELKNVHLCCFACVGAAKQILKKVEGVKAEVEQEEGKISITAPDRETAQKALDALAAGGFHGDTGDKDLAIKDDSGAKAGKVEKVKVVGIHNCCATCTKDIKSVLKKVEGVKKETVTLRKTSFEVMGDIDASKVIKALNDAGYHARIEK; encoded by the coding sequence ATGAAACACCTGCGATATCTGATGGCCGCCAGTTTGTGCCTGGTTCTTGCACTGGGTTCCGTTGCACAGGCGGATACTAAAGTTGAATTGAAGAACGTCCACTTGTGCTGCTTTGCCTGCGTGGGAGCAGCTAAGCAGATTCTCAAGAAAGTGGAAGGAGTGAAAGCTGAGGTCGAACAGGAAGAGGGGAAGATCAGCATCACTGCTCCTGACCGCGAGACGGCTCAGAAAGCGCTTGATGCCCTGGCGGCTGGTGGATTTCATGGCGACACGGGTGACAAGGATCTGGCCATCAAAGACGACAGTGGAGCCAAGGCGGGAAAGGTTGAGAAGGTCAAAGTGGTGGGCATTCACAATTGCTGTGCGACCTGCACCAAGGATATCAAATCGGTGCTGAAGAAGGTTGAGGGCGTCAAGAAGGAGACGGTGACTCTTCGCAAGACGAGCTTTGAAGTGATGGGTGACATTGATGCTAGCAAGGTCATCAAGGCACTGAATGATGCTGGGTATCATGCCAGGATTGAGAAGTAA
- a CDS encoding ligase-associated DNA damage response exonuclease — protein MPLIEHTANGLFCQAGDFYIDPWRSVDRAVVTHAHSDHARRGAHSYLVPIDGVGLLKHRLGDDIKVTGIPYRTGIEINGVKVSLHPAGHVLGSCMVRVEHRDEVWVVSGDYKAQHDKTCQPMEPVLCHVFITESTFGLPIYRWKPSHLIFEDIHRWWQSNREENRCSIIFGYSLGKSQRILAELQPLGPIGLHGAIASLIPAYEAAGVKFPAWEKVDTSNKEQVSRFKKGGMILAPPSANGTPWVGKWGDVATASASGWMTIRGPKRRANVDAGFVLSDHVDWTGIMETVQATGAQRIGITHGYVNTLVKYFHEKGVDAFALETRFQGDAAEE, from the coding sequence ATGCCTCTTATCGAACACACAGCCAATGGCCTCTTTTGCCAGGCGGGCGATTTTTACATCGACCCGTGGCGAAGTGTCGATCGTGCCGTCGTCACCCATGCCCACAGCGATCATGCCCGGCGCGGCGCTCATTCCTACCTGGTCCCCATCGATGGTGTTGGCCTATTGAAGCATCGCCTGGGTGATGACATCAAGGTCACCGGTATTCCATATCGCACCGGCATCGAAATCAACGGCGTGAAAGTCAGCCTGCACCCGGCTGGCCATGTGCTCGGCTCCTGCATGGTGCGGGTGGAGCATCGTGATGAAGTCTGGGTTGTCAGTGGCGACTACAAAGCTCAGCACGATAAAACCTGTCAGCCTATGGAGCCGGTGCTTTGTCATGTGTTCATCACGGAATCGACGTTCGGTTTGCCCATTTATCGCTGGAAGCCAAGCCACCTCATCTTTGAAGACATCCATCGCTGGTGGCAAAGCAACCGGGAGGAGAATCGGTGCAGCATCATCTTTGGGTACTCGCTCGGTAAATCGCAACGCATTTTGGCTGAGCTGCAACCCCTGGGACCTATCGGCTTGCATGGCGCTATCGCGTCGCTCATTCCGGCGTATGAAGCAGCGGGCGTGAAATTCCCCGCATGGGAAAAGGTCGATACCAGCAACAAGGAGCAGGTCTCGCGGTTCAAGAAGGGTGGCATGATCCTGGCTCCGCCTTCCGCTAACGGCACACCGTGGGTTGGCAAGTGGGGCGATGTTGCCACCGCCAGCGCTTCCGGCTGGATGACCATCCGTGGCCCGAAACGGCGTGCGAATGTCGATGCTGGTTTTGTTCTATCCGACCATGTCGATTGGACAGGCATCATGGAAACCGTGCAGGCCACCGGCGCCCAGCGCATCGGCATCACGCATGGCTACGTCAACACACTGGTCAAATACTTTCACGAAAAAGGAGTCGATGCATTCGCCCTGGAGACACGTTTCCAAGGGGATGCCGCGGAAGAGTAA